The following proteins are co-located in the Apium graveolens cultivar Ventura chromosome 5, ASM990537v1, whole genome shotgun sequence genome:
- the LOC141660484 gene encoding uncharacterized protein LOC141660484: protein MKVPNHKKNPDKYCDYHRDKGHNTDECYHLKKLIERMIKDGELNQFVRDLRDRLGPKENPEEEVEADELERRDRIRGEVKTISGGSILDKDSKTAKKKYARQVYNLYQFGQAMPHMPMTFSTEDYEDVIRPHEDPLIINPIIGQNKIWKVMVDTGSSANILFHKTYCKMNLAGEQLEPCNEAPLYAIGGHPIQFEGMVTLPVLLGKLSYTSEKLIKLYVVRIESPYNAIFGRPFLSTFEALESIPHLKLKFPAEKGVGEMRGDQKTARIIMLEDLEKDQE from the coding sequence ATGAAGGTCCCGAACCACAAGAAAAACCCCGATAAGTACTGTGACTATCACAGGGACAAGGGGCATAACACTGATGAATGCTATCACCTCAAGAAGCTCATTGAGCGCATGATCAAAGACGGCGAGCTTAATCAGTTCGTCCGAGATCTGAGAGATAGACTGGGGCCGAAGGAGAACCCAGAGGAGGAAGTAGAGGCCGACGAGCTAGAGCGAAGGGACAGGATAAGGGGCGAAGTAAAAACTATATCTGGGGGAAGCATTCTGGATAAGGATAGCAAGAcagcaaagaagaagtatgcccGACAGGTGTACAATCTGTATCAATTCGGACAGGCAATGCCCCACATGCCCATGACCTTCAGCACTGAAGACTATGAGGATGTCATTCGCCCGCACGAGGACCCTCTGATCATCAATCCTATCATCGGGCAGAACAAGATATGGAAAGTGATGGTGGATACCGGCAGCTCGGCCAATATACTATTCCACAAAACCTACTGTAAGATGAACTTGGCGGGAGAGCAACTAGAGCCCTGTAACGAGGCTCCCCTTTATGCCATCGGAGGACATCCTATTCAGTTCGAAGGAATGGTTACTCTTCCGGTCCTCCTGGGCAAGTTGTCGTATACCTCCGAGAAGCTGATAAAGTTATATGTGGTTCGGATTGAAAGCCCGTACAATGCAATATTTGGCAGACCCTTCTTATCAACTTTTGAAGCATTGGAGTCTATACCCCACCTCAAACTCAAGTTCCCCGCTGAAAAAGGGGTGGGAGAAATGAGGGGCGATCAGAAAACCGCCCGAATCATAATGCTCGAAGACCTTGAGAAAGACCAGGAGTAA